Proteins found in one Nostoc sp. NIES-3756 genomic segment:
- a CDS encoding DUF4359 domain-containing protein → MKPFTIMASIGALGLTTVLGVTMAKTNPHQAEYEDYAVQRLSEYLKSDVCNKTTKLLERLMNYNCDKIVDSANPQIRQLLSATTERQDFFLFSIYRTELKISDFIPSYKFETVGAFNNFYTYTAQEQ, encoded by the coding sequence ATGAAACCCTTTACCATCATGGCATCGATAGGAGCCTTAGGATTAACAACTGTGTTGGGAGTCACAATGGCGAAAACCAATCCTCATCAAGCTGAATATGAGGACTACGCTGTGCAACGGCTGTCGGAATACTTAAAAAGTGATGTCTGCAATAAAACAACAAAGCTCTTAGAACGGTTGATGAACTACAACTGTGACAAAATCGTAGATTCCGCTAATCCCCAAATACGTCAACTCCTCTCCGCTACTACTGAACGGCAAGACTTTTTTCTGTTCAGTATTTACCGTACTGAATTAAAAATCAGCGATTTTATACCCTCTTACAAGTTTGAAACTGTGGGAGCATTCAATAACTTTTATACTTACACAGCACAAGAACAATGA